A genomic stretch from Chitinophaga agri includes:
- a CDS encoding YbhB/YbcL family Raf kinase inhibitor-like protein gives MENNTAKTLKITSSAFDHEGVIPLKYTCEGEEVNPPLQIEQIPEGTKTLAIIMEDPDAPNGTFDHWLVWNIPPASSMIGGDSVPGICGKNSGGNCNYYGPCPPSGTHRYYFHVYALDVKLDLDGGADKAALKAAIEGHVIAEGVLMGTYGKKGL, from the coding sequence ATGGAAAACAATACAGCAAAAACATTGAAAATCACGAGTAGTGCCTTCGATCATGAAGGTGTGATCCCGCTGAAGTACACATGTGAGGGCGAAGAAGTGAATCCACCACTGCAGATAGAACAGATACCAGAGGGAACTAAAACACTTGCTATTATCATGGAAGATCCAGATGCACCGAATGGTACATTCGATCACTGGCTGGTATGGAACATTCCTCCTGCTTCCAGCATGATAGGCGGTGATTCGGTACCCGGTATCTGCGGAAAAAACAGTGGAGGGAACTGTAACTATTACGGACCTTGTCCGCCCTCAGGTACGCATCGTTATTACTTCCATGTATATGCCCTTGATGTGAAACTTGACCTGGATGGCGGAGCAGATAAAGCGGCGCTTAAAGCGGCCATTGAAGGGCATGTAATTGCGGAAGGAGTGTTGATGGGAACGTATGGTAAAAAGGGATTGTAA
- a CDS encoding YciE/YciF ferroxidase family protein, giving the protein MQIQSNTFTNSRLELFFSTMLQEIYWSEQHLVNVLSTMTAAATNTELIQAFDQHKQQTQEHVRIVEKVFDMLGIPAEGEPSMGLQGLFDEGWQVIDETEEGSAQRDVALIIAAQKVEHYEIACYGSLVTLASTLGETEVADLLRGILTEEKETDALLTIIAESKINEQASEESL; this is encoded by the coding sequence ATGCAGATACAATCTAACACCTTTACAAATTCCAGACTGGAGTTATTCTTCTCCACGATGCTACAGGAGATCTACTGGTCAGAACAACACCTGGTCAATGTACTGTCTACCATGACTGCCGCAGCCACCAATACGGAACTGATCCAGGCATTTGATCAACATAAGCAGCAGACGCAGGAGCATGTCAGAATAGTAGAAAAAGTATTTGACATGCTGGGCATACCTGCGGAAGGAGAACCCAGTATGGGACTTCAGGGGCTCTTTGATGAGGGATGGCAGGTAATTGATGAAACAGAGGAAGGTTCCGCACAGCGGGATGTGGCACTGATCATTGCCGCACAAAAGGTGGAACATTATGAGATCGCCTGTTATGGTAGTCTGGTGACACTGGCCAGCACCCTGGGAGAAACGGAAGTTGCCGACTTGTTAAGAGGTATTCTGACAGAGGAAAAAGAGACGGATGCATTGCTGACCATTATCGCAGAAAGTAAGATCAATGAACAGGCAAGTGAGGAGAGTTTGTAA
- a CDS encoding ABC transporter substrate-binding protein, translating to MPSTLSIGFLTPYSGVYPYYSAHLVTGWLIGMGLDPARQKTVQFTSEYTHMGSAEASVNAVRKLLFFNNVDVISGLVSYKIMPEIIPLVENTKRPGFFFDMGEYIPHFPYLSQSVFYASHQLWQSQYALGQWAQGKFGDGGYIIAPAYEAGYHLHSAFREGAATAGGKQVKMAVLPADPNDPKKLDLDELFATLAKDGPSYVHAIFAGTMGAAFLQKWIQSGFHKKIPLLINETMAYDDVLEDVKHIDLELYTSMMWMREDQRPANQQFVKKFESIAKQPANIYALMGYEAGLVWRELLPHALKKDWDTVKQLLRTTIIDGPRGAKNFYPASGFALPSANILKISTAGNKINKLIIDQGTGMRYDAKDFEMIHNESMSGWQNPFLCI from the coding sequence ATGCCATCAACGCTTTCTATTGGATTCCTTACTCCCTATTCCGGTGTATATCCCTATTACTCTGCCCATCTTGTAACAGGATGGCTGATTGGTATGGGCCTTGATCCCGCGCGACAGAAAACAGTGCAGTTTACATCAGAGTATACCCATATGGGAAGCGCTGAAGCATCTGTTAATGCGGTCCGAAAGCTGCTTTTTTTCAACAATGTGGATGTTATCTCCGGTCTGGTTAGTTATAAGATCATGCCGGAGATCATTCCGTTGGTGGAAAATACAAAACGCCCGGGTTTCTTCTTTGATATGGGCGAGTATATTCCACATTTCCCTTACCTGAGCCAGAGTGTATTTTATGCCTCGCATCAGCTGTGGCAATCACAGTATGCATTGGGACAATGGGCACAGGGCAAATTCGGGGATGGCGGTTATATTATTGCGCCGGCATATGAGGCAGGTTATCACCTGCACAGTGCATTCAGGGAAGGCGCGGCAACAGCAGGCGGAAAGCAGGTTAAAATGGCTGTATTACCAGCGGACCCTAACGATCCTAAAAAACTGGATCTGGACGAACTCTTTGCAACACTCGCCAAGGACGGCCCCTCCTATGTGCATGCCATCTTCGCAGGCACCATGGGTGCAGCATTTCTGCAAAAATGGATACAGAGCGGGTTCCATAAAAAGATACCGTTGCTGATCAATGAAACGATGGCCTATGATGATGTACTGGAAGATGTGAAACACATAGACCTGGAACTTTACACCTCCATGATGTGGATGCGTGAGGACCAGCGGCCGGCCAACCAGCAGTTTGTAAAGAAGTTTGAAAGCATCGCAAAACAACCGGCCAACATTTACGCCCTTATGGGATATGAAGCCGGACTGGTATGGAGGGAGTTGTTGCCCCACGCCCTCAAAAAAGACTGGGATACGGTAAAACAATTACTTAGGACCACTATCATAGATGGCCCGAGAGGAGCGAAAAACTTCTACCCCGCATCCGGATTTGCGCTGCCTTCAGCTAACATTCTAAAGATCAGTACAGCTGGTAATAAAATCAATAAGTTAATTATTGACCAGGGGACAGGTATGCGCTATGATGCAAAAGATTTTGAGATGATTCATAACGAATCAATGTCTGGTTGGCAAAATCCCTTTCTCTGTATTTAA
- a CDS encoding NUDIX domain-containing protein, whose translation MAKQSAGILLYRRHNKQLEVFLGHPGGPFWAKKDLGSWSVPKGEYLEGEEPLQAAIREFEEETGYRPTGGFIQLTTIRQKGHKTVHCWAVEGALDADSIVSNYFDLEWPPRSGKMRSFPEIDRGAWFTLEQAREKILEKQRSFIEELAVLIDE comes from the coding sequence ATGGCAAAGCAAAGCGCAGGCATATTACTCTACCGTCGTCACAATAAACAGCTGGAAGTCTTTTTAGGGCATCCGGGAGGCCCTTTCTGGGCTAAAAAAGACCTGGGCAGCTGGTCGGTCCCGAAAGGAGAATATTTGGAAGGGGAGGAGCCGCTTCAGGCTGCTATCCGCGAATTCGAGGAGGAGACGGGTTACCGGCCAACAGGCGGGTTTATACAACTGACCACCATCCGACAGAAAGGGCATAAGACGGTACATTGCTGGGCGGTAGAAGGAGCGCTGGATGCTGACAGCATTGTAAGCAACTACTTTGACCTGGAATGGCCTCCCCGTTCAGGGAAGATGCGGTCTTTCCCGGAGATAGACCGCGGGGCCTGGTTCACACTGGAACAAGCGAGGGAGAAGATCCTGGAAAAACAACGTTCCTTTATAGAAGAGCTGGCAGTGCTTATTGATGAATAG
- a CDS encoding right-handed parallel beta-helix repeat-containing protein, which produces MIVATLLRLVVSFTTGPVLTPDDYTAPLSLIDTVSTYAKEHTLTADKNGRLIIDNKNNTYRPGDVLQLKGNFKSVLISNMSGTAAKPIVIRNYRNTPLTVGEPDWNGGSWSAAFELNNCHYIRLGSMSDRNQFIINGSVQPAREAYRALQIGNKTDNIEVCFLIIRNGGNGIVAKTDPVKSDPSTAYPRSTIRNLSIHDLTITDTKNEAMYIGHTATYWDHTINQPFYQSPSRFAAGHDYVQPIKWENVRIYNNLVRNSGLDGIQTAAIDGLEIHNNEVTNWGTQHNAAHNGGILIGGRTTNTNTRDNYVHDGWGEFCQFYGSGENSATHIISNNLFINNQSDGISMRGTENAIVKITNNTISGTKGNSLRINGYTGMKGKQIVSGNVFISPNGGVNIGSRNYVYVEVGGDAVEGTGEEENKKFPSVTAARVNTQDYYKPVEGSTVNKAGYRKN; this is translated from the coding sequence ATGATTGTAGCAACCCTTCTGCGTCTGGTAGTTAGTTTTACTACGGGACCTGTACTAACTCCAGACGACTATACGGCCCCTTTATCCCTGATAGACACGGTATCCACTTATGCCAAAGAACATACATTGACTGCGGATAAGAATGGACGACTGATTATCGACAATAAAAATAACACCTATCGCCCGGGAGACGTTCTTCAGCTGAAAGGCAATTTTAAATCTGTACTCATTTCTAATATGAGCGGCACGGCGGCTAAACCTATTGTCATCCGCAACTACCGGAATACCCCGCTTACCGTCGGCGAACCAGACTGGAACGGTGGCAGCTGGTCTGCCGCATTTGAACTGAACAATTGTCATTACATCCGGCTGGGCAGCATGTCGGACAGGAACCAGTTTATTATCAATGGTTCGGTACAACCTGCCCGCGAAGCCTATCGTGCCTTGCAGATAGGTAATAAGACAGACAATATAGAAGTCTGCTTTCTGATAATTAGAAATGGAGGCAACGGAATTGTGGCTAAAACAGACCCTGTTAAAAGCGACCCCAGTACGGCATACCCACGTTCAACCATCCGCAACCTGTCAATACATGACCTGACCATCACGGACACGAAGAATGAAGCCATGTATATAGGCCATACGGCCACTTACTGGGACCATACCATTAATCAACCCTTCTATCAATCCCCTTCCCGGTTTGCTGCAGGGCATGACTACGTACAACCTATCAAATGGGAGAATGTCAGGATCTATAATAACCTGGTAAGGAACAGTGGGCTGGATGGGATACAGACGGCGGCTATTGATGGACTCGAAATCCACAATAATGAGGTGACGAACTGGGGGACACAGCATAATGCCGCACATAACGGAGGGATTCTTATTGGCGGACGCACGACCAATACCAACACCCGTGACAACTATGTGCATGACGGCTGGGGAGAATTTTGTCAGTTCTATGGCTCGGGAGAGAACAGCGCGACCCATATCATCAGCAATAATCTCTTCATCAATAACCAAAGTGACGGTATCAGCATGAGAGGTACGGAGAATGCCATTGTGAAGATCACAAATAATACCATCTCAGGAACGAAGGGAAATAGTCTCCGTATTAACGGATATACCGGCATGAAGGGTAAGCAGATCGTAAGCGGGAACGTATTTATATCGCCTAACGGTGGCGTGAATATTGGCAGCAGGAACTATGTGTATGTGGAAGTCGGTGGAGATGCTGTTGAAGGTACCGGAGAAGAGGAAAATAAAAAGTTTCCGTCAGTTACCGCTGCCCGTGTAAATACGCAGGACTATTATAAACCTGTGGAAGGCTCGACAGTGAACAAAGCCGGATACAGAAAGAATTAG
- a CDS encoding Gfo/Idh/MocA family protein yields MHTTSRRHFLKNAAILSPVLTFLPSYLTAGTGSRLRTGFIGMGPWGQQYLAQALMHKDIDVRAICDTDPAAIRAGLQLFDDAAYTRPEVYKESYNDLLSRKDIDAVIIAAPWQLHYEIARAAMLAGKHVACGAIMGTTIEEHKDIVRISERTGLQYFTLDENSYRSDLLAVTNMAKEGAFGTLESIQAGARHDVLAAKNEKTASSYPVYPAIAAGRILGVEKDNPFVSLQVVTQKQDYVVNNPHPKKGHDRLFIKRGEIRTICLTTKKGQTLSLQMEAAHEQPISTGFRVNGTNGNWVDVFNSIYLKDQHPATQVCDAGKPYLLPYTEQADLQRFKKVANDGCAMALQSFVSVISQPSKQEPPVYTAAANSLIGPMAALSAKRNGAVVDFPDLTNPPIY; encoded by the coding sequence ATGCATACAACCAGTAGAAGGCATTTTTTGAAGAATGCCGCCATTTTATCCCCTGTGCTTACATTTCTGCCATCCTATCTGACGGCAGGAACAGGTTCCCGTTTACGCACCGGTTTTATAGGTATGGGTCCCTGGGGACAGCAATATCTTGCGCAGGCATTGATGCACAAAGATATTGACGTCAGGGCCATCTGTGACACCGATCCGGCCGCTATCCGTGCCGGGCTGCAATTGTTCGACGACGCTGCGTACACTCGTCCCGAAGTTTACAAGGAAAGCTATAACGACTTATTATCCCGAAAGGATATTGATGCCGTTATTATCGCTGCACCGTGGCAACTGCACTATGAGATTGCCAGGGCAGCCATGCTGGCAGGCAAACACGTAGCCTGCGGCGCTATCATGGGTACTACTATCGAAGAGCACAAAGACATCGTTCGTATCAGCGAAAGAACAGGCCTGCAGTACTTTACCCTGGACGAGAACAGTTATCGCTCCGACCTCCTGGCCGTTACCAATATGGCAAAAGAGGGCGCATTCGGTACGCTGGAATCTATCCAGGCTGGCGCACGTCACGACGTGCTGGCTGCTAAAAACGAAAAGACAGCCTCCTCCTACCCTGTATATCCGGCTATTGCTGCTGGCAGAATACTGGGTGTGGAGAAGGACAATCCATTCGTTTCCCTGCAGGTGGTGACACAAAAGCAGGATTATGTAGTGAATAATCCGCATCCTAAAAAAGGGCATGACCGTCTGTTTATCAAAAGGGGCGAGATCAGGACCATCTGTCTGACCACTAAAAAAGGCCAGACCTTATCCCTTCAGATGGAAGCTGCACATGAGCAGCCCATTTCCACTGGTTTCCGTGTTAATGGGACAAACGGAAACTGGGTAGATGTATTTAATAGTATTTACCTCAAAGACCAGCACCCTGCCACACAGGTATGTGATGCAGGCAAACCTTATCTTCTTCCATACACAGAACAGGCAGACCTGCAACGTTTCAAAAAGGTCGCCAACGATGGATGTGCAATGGCTTTACAATCGTTCGTAAGCGTCATCAGTCAGCCATCCAAACAGGAGCCGCCTGTGTATACAGCAGCCGCCAATAGTCTGATCGGTCCTATGGCCGCACTCTCCGCTAAAAGAAATGGCGCTGTTGTCGACTTCCCTGATTTAACAAACCCACCTATTTATTAA
- a CDS encoding phage tail protein — MTEPYIAIILLFAGNFPPRGWAFCMGQILSIAQNTALFSLVGTTYGGNGQTTFALPDLRGRVPIGPGQGPGLPAYNMGEMGGAPTHSLIITEMPAHNHVAQPNLTATPSASTAAGTSNTPGAALVPSVLPSFGSGPAAQQIKGYTTQDNTTTLAPGAVSGSVTIGIAGGSQPHNNMQPYLGIYYIIAMEGVYPSRN; from the coding sequence ATGACAGAACCGTACATCGCGATTATTTTGCTTTTTGCCGGTAACTTCCCACCGCGGGGCTGGGCTTTTTGTATGGGCCAGATCCTTTCAATTGCACAGAATACTGCACTATTTTCCCTCGTAGGCACCACGTATGGTGGTAATGGTCAAACCACCTTCGCATTACCTGATCTCAGAGGTCGTGTACCAATCGGTCCTGGCCAGGGTCCTGGATTACCTGCATACAATATGGGTGAAATGGGCGGCGCACCGACGCACTCGCTGATCATCACAGAAATGCCTGCGCACAATCACGTTGCTCAGCCTAACCTGACTGCTACTCCGTCTGCTTCTACAGCTGCTGGTACAAGTAATACCCCAGGTGCTGCGTTAGTACCGTCAGTATTGCCATCGTTTGGCTCTGGTCCAGCTGCACAACAGATTAAAGGCTATACTACCCAAGACAATACAACAACCCTGGCTCCAGGCGCTGTTAGTGGTTCTGTAACCATTGGTATTGCAGGAGGCAGCCAGCCACACAATAACATGCAGCCATACCTGGGAATATACTACATCATTGCCATGGAAGGCGTTTATCCTAGCCGTAACTAA
- a CDS encoding lipase family protein — protein MNNLVNRIPKGWQAPHHLLVLILTGCLCILLSQNSSAQPLKPGFDAKEYLDMLSIDFLHADTPWTNTHLIPPANAQLVYRSPETGLHNRWDLWLRDDGVAIVSIRGTVGNKESWMENFFAGMIPATGQFQLNDSTTFKYRLAKDERAYVHAGWTLALASMAPDIVAHIKTYYKKGYHAFLISGHSQGGAISFLLRSYLQYLDDPEFPKDIVYKTYCSAAPKPGNLYYAYDYDYITRDGWGFRVVNARDWVPETPFSLQTTNDFNTPNPFMGVKRALKKQNFFVRLVIGSMYNRLDRSSKKASRRMQKMLGKRLSKLVKRAVPGYSAPPFTGSHNYHPAGTPVILYPDAAYDSKYIFDGKNLFIHHMYAPYRELTNSIYH, from the coding sequence ATGAACAATCTCGTAAACAGGATACCGAAAGGCTGGCAAGCCCCCCATCATTTATTGGTGTTAATACTCACCGGCTGCCTTTGCATACTGCTATCCCAAAACTCTTCCGCCCAACCTCTTAAGCCAGGCTTTGACGCAAAGGAATATCTTGATATGCTCAGCATAGATTTCCTGCATGCAGACACACCCTGGACAAACACACATCTTATACCTCCTGCAAACGCGCAGCTGGTGTACCGCTCACCTGAAACCGGCTTACATAACCGATGGGATCTCTGGCTGCGGGATGATGGTGTGGCCATCGTTAGTATACGCGGAACAGTGGGTAACAAAGAATCATGGATGGAGAACTTCTTCGCAGGTATGATTCCCGCAACAGGACAGTTCCAGCTGAATGACAGTACAACTTTTAAATACCGGCTGGCGAAGGATGAAAGAGCCTATGTACATGCCGGCTGGACGCTCGCACTGGCCAGTATGGCACCCGACATTGTTGCACATATTAAAACCTACTATAAAAAAGGATACCATGCATTCCTGATCTCCGGCCACAGTCAGGGTGGTGCCATCAGTTTTCTGCTACGCTCCTATCTGCAATACCTGGACGATCCGGAGTTTCCGAAGGATATTGTCTATAAAACCTATTGCAGTGCAGCACCTAAACCTGGCAATCTGTACTATGCATACGACTATGATTACATTACCCGGGATGGCTGGGGCTTCCGCGTAGTCAATGCGAGAGACTGGGTACCCGAAACGCCTTTCTCGTTACAGACCACTAATGACTTCAACACCCCAAATCCTTTCATGGGTGTAAAAAGAGCGCTTAAAAAACAAAATTTCTTCGTGCGGCTTGTCATAGGAAGCATGTATAATAGACTCGACCGCAGTAGTAAAAAGGCGAGCCGTCGTATGCAGAAAATGCTGGGGAAAAGATTGTCAAAACTGGTGAAGAGAGCTGTTCCGGGTTATAGCGCGCCTCCTTTTACAGGCAGTCACAATTATCATCCCGCAGGAACACCTGTTATACTGTACCCGGATGCAGCGTATGATAGCAAATATATCTTTGATGGAAAGAACCTTTTTATCCATCACATGTATGCGCCCTACCGGGAGTTGACAAACAGCATTTATCATTGA